The DNA window tgtcattgttttgagCGCTGCACTGGGTCaagaaaaagtttttaaaaaaaaaacccaaaaaaccCGCAGtaagtaaaaataaaccaataatAATGTAGCGTCCAACGTGAACTattagacctttttcacggcagacatgtaatagtaggaaaagcacaggtgtattaaaaaccattaatgatggctgcattccactatgacaagtcaaaatgtctgctgtgaaaaaggtctccCACGTCACCGCTGACCAGCCTGTACCTCCACTCCAGGCAGTACCAATCAAAGGCTGTTAAATCCATCgcctacacacaaaaaaaacaactgtccaGCACCAGCATacctacagtttttttttttcgattgctaaacgacagtgggcaaAACTGGAGCAACGTGCAAAACTcttaactacagtctgcacagcagcagttcaggTGGACCGAACTCTAgttcgtttttcattgcttgaacacagttttcaaaactctacacacttatcccatggctttaaccacaacgtgcacaacactgtggatttacagcacttttttcaaatgcgaacacactgctgtcaaaactgttaaccacacattcaaaactatatatatatttcagtctggtgcatttcaaacactgctgattacaatttcagctgaaagcctaagcaggAGTCTTGTTGTAGATTAGTTAGTGGACATAAACGGATTTATATAGAGAAAGCTCAGAaagccttttttgttgttgtatacaAACAGCAAATGAGAATGAAACAATAGTACACTGTaccgtttgagagaaacaggcaacagagcaaagataccaatatgtccaggtaagatatCTGAGGTTATACACagctataaaaacaaacaaaaaaccacACTATACCTTTTACAATAGTAAAACTGCattcttactgtttttcagaaagtaatggaggtgaaagcaatggaaacaccacattcatttgtatttacagATGATGCAGATATccaatgtgatgaagaaaacttTCCACTTAGTCACACTATTCTTTGTTACTGttatgtaccttttttttttttagttttttctttttttccagtagTTCCATAAATTACTAGAGACAAAATACTGATTTGATGAtctgctgattttcattcctaCGTGTTTACCTTATGTCAAAATTGGTATATtataaaatctatatcttttctttaaagaaccTATTGAGTAGTGTGAAGTTACTCAAAttgttcaaactgtaaagatgaaaagtttgtaatttctgtattggtgtttgacgCCAGTGTTTTTACTccgtgtgttctgagtgacagtgtgtgttatctcaGTGAGAACTGTTGAGTGTTTGGCTGCtctgagcctgttttgagacgtgtgaagagttgtgttgcttggaatgagttCGGCAGGCGATatgaactgtttagctcaggtgactgttggtagtgcagactgtagttagagttttgcacgtggcttcagttgtgcccactgtcgtttagcaatcggaAAAAAAACGGTAAAATGAACGTCCATGGTATTACTTTCAGAGTGCCTCGGACTTTTAGACTACCAAACTAATGGACTTGCATCATAAGTAAGCTGGATGgtccttgtatttttttttaattattcttaCTACTTTTATAATCACGTTAAGTGACTTTCAGGTGTCTAAAGCACATGACAGAGAAATTACATTTGACTTTATAGGTGACCATTCACCCTGCTGCCCCTCTTTCTAGCTGACGTTCTGTCTTCCTGctcctgtctgtcagcagaTGGCAAATGAAGCCAAGCCATGCCCCTGCCATATTGGTGATCTGATGGAGTACGAAGGGCTCGGCCAGGAGATCCAGATACAGCACATCAAAGCTTATGTAGTGAAACCACCCGCTGCAACTAACAAGGCCATCATTGTCATACAGGACATCTACGGGTGGCAGCTTCCCAATACAAGATACATGGCTGATATGCTGGCTGCCAATGGATACATGTGAGCAGAAATCAATATACCGTACATAGGCTAACAGAAAGACAAGAGTGGATAGTGATATCCATATGTGTGCTTCTAAAACCAAGTACAGGACATATTATATGACTTGGTTAGTTAACAGTGTTTGGGTTTCTTCCATTGTTTGCTGTGAGCAGTGCGGTTTGTCCAGACTTCTTTGCTGGAAAGGAGCCGTGGAGTTCATCACATGACTGGTCCACGTTTCAGGAGTGGCTTCAAGACAAATTGCCAACGAACATAAACAAGTAACTAAAAGCCTATCTCTACTTTGTTAAGCAGCCAATATCCCATTGTATCTAGCTGAAGTAGCGGTCCTGCATTTAATGGTGTGATTTATCTGCTGATTACATGCATTTATTCTTTTCTTGTATGCATTAGTTTTAAGACATTTTGGTCAAAATCATTTTCTTCTCCAGAGAGGTGGATGCAGTGCTGAGGTACCTGATGGAGCATTGTGAGGCCAAACACATTGGAGCACTGGGCTTCTGCTGGGGAGGGGTTGCCACGCATTACATCAGCCTGCAGTATCCAGATGTCAAAGCAGGAGTGTCAGCCTACGGTACGTGTCACAGTTCACTTCGTCACCTGTGGCAAAATCTGCTCTTCCCAAATCCATAACAGTATTACAAATCAACAATCCTTGTTCATAAAAGTTGCCGTATGGTTGCTGTACAGAGATTTTTATGATTGGCTTATTTGATGCTTTGGTGCAGGGATCGTCCGTGAAACAGAGAACAGATATAAGCTGAGAAGTCCTACACTGTTCATCTTTGGGGAGAAAGATGACGTTATCCCACTGGACCAGGTtagtacacatacagtattgtcTTCAGGTTAATAGTGATGGTATAACCTGCCTGATGCTTCACCCTGgtactagagcaccaaatggtGTCCTTAAAGCAACATCAGTATGTCTTTGTTAAGATACACaagaaatgtaacattttagtagcctggaaatccagacccaaatcaatgcaattggataacactacgaccaatcacaacaatacacagggtGTCGTATCCAGAGCGCCATACGCTTGCCGTGCGTTCAtggacatcggaaaaacatttttccgagtAAAAACGTCGCCATTCacgtcccttcctgtgggaatcgGAGGTGGGTAACTCGGGccagattttgctaaccgagtttcccagttggtgacgcgttgttgacaactgacgtgaatttggttcactgaacatatttcaatgacaaacttatttattgtggacaaacgcctctgctgagaaacatacacagacataacatgtttcaaatgattcataaataggcctttgtataaaaaaaaccaacaccttatccgtgtcctttcccgttcgttgtcctgcagatgACACAAACACCTGACCGTTTgtatgctcgcataagaaaaAAGCAGCtaattattgtggcctccatgttttcacacacctgatgctctaggctacggccaacagttggtggcagtcatgcaacaagttgttatgccaaacgccaacagaagaagaacacgcatcccgaccatcctaaccatgtgaacgctggtagtcggaaaaacaacgtaatctcGGCGGAGGTCCCGGTCATTCCGAGGTGGCATGAACGTGCcattagctaccagcggagctaactggtagattaaacggTCATccgtttagctcgcctctggcccgcctatatcagatacaccgatgtgattggtgcagctcggctacaagggcatagttaatgagcatcgttactcaatgccagagtgactcgctgagcatattcaaattgtgctcccgtgagaactctggatttccagggtaacatgttagtagggctgcaactaacgattattttcatagtcgattaatctgtcgattattttctcgattagttgtttgatctataaaaatgtcaaaatggtgaaaaatgtggatcagtgtttcccaaaactcagtttactgtcacaaaggagagaagaaactagaagatattcacatttaacaagctggaatcagagaaatcttattttttttaataaagcctcaaacgattatcaaaatagttggcgattaatagttgacaactaattggtGCAGAACTTcacttggaaaaaaaatctgccGTTTAACCACTGACAACCTGTGCTTACATCCTTTTGAATGTCAGGTGCAGGCCCTTGAAGCAAAGCTGAAGGAGGAGTGCAAAGTGGATTACCAGGTGAAGATCTTTCCTGGTCAGACTCATGGGTTTGTCCATCGCAAGAGAGAGGACATCAACCCTGCAGACAAACCCAGCATCCTGGAGGCCAGAACAGACATGCTAAACTGGttcaacaaatacatttaagtgAGAAGAATCATTTACACACAGCACTACAAATGTAAAATGCAGAGGTGCCATTTACAGTGACCTGTAGGCAGTTATAGTTAGTATAATATACTAACTAAAATATTAGTAACATTCCAGTTTCccaaatttgttttattttggaggTCTGGATGTTCACGTATGGACCTGTGGATAGTGAGGATGTTAATAAAATGTGAATTCTAAGTTGTGGAGTCAAAGCTATTTAGCACTTTTACAGATGCAGTATGTTTGGTTATGTAAAACACAAGCATTAAATATATACAGAATGTGGTATGTGGATTGCACTACAATACACTACTCAGCTTGCcaaagtgtaaatatattttgtgaaGACATTTTTATTGTCTGGTTCAATATTGGGGGCTCGAAATCAAAACTACAGAGTCTGGAAATTTCAACGGACCAACATTTTAATGGTGACTTTGATACTACAACAGCTTGAACATTTTGTATCAAATGATAAATAGCAATATGCAGTGCGGTTTGGACATGGTGCTCGGGAAGTGCCttaacctctagaacagccccGAAATCTTTAAGTGTTCCAGGAGGCCTTCAGTCCTCGCTCTCTCCCGGGCTTCGGATGTCGTCGATCTTTAGGATCATCTTGACTACCTGAGTAGCCAGCGAGATCTGCTGTTTCTTGCCAATCAGGGTCTCGACCACATGTTGCTGCTTCAtgtctgaagaagaaaaaaaggcattCAATATCATGTTGTcttgttttaacatttaagtGCTGTGTTACCATTGTCTGACACTTCCTTCCTTACCATTGGTGTTGTTGCGCAGACAGTCGATGCCGAGGAAGGGGTTGTTCTCTTTGACCTGTCTGGCTCGGACCTCTGTCATGGTCTGGATTGGGTTATAGCCACTGTTCTCAGCCAGCGCCATGGGGATTACCTCCAGAGCATCAGCAAACGACCTCATGGCATACTGCTCCAATGATGGGCACTAGAAAGGTGAGGagcagaaataaaaatgatcagAGCGGCAAGAGAAATAGCAAAAAGTGTGTCAAACATTTACTCTAATTCTATAAAAAATGAATACCATATTTAATTTAGCTCAGTTCTGAAAGTGGGTTCTGTGGGTTTTAGTTGTCTCACCTTCTCTGCAGCCTGGTTGACAGCCAGAGCACATGCAATCTCTGAAGCTCCTCCTCCATACACAATACGGTTGTCTCTGACCAGATTGCGAATTACACACAAAGCATCATGGAGAGCGCGCTTGGCCTCTTCAACGATCTAATGGGATAGGTGAAATAAAAGGTGAACCAAGGAGGATAGATTAACATAAATTGGTATGTTAATTGGACTTTAGAGTACAAGTCTCATTTGTGCTTACCATTTTGTTGCCTCCGCGGATAAAAATTGTTACGGCCCTGGTGTTTTTGCACTCCTGGATAACCAACATGCGATCCTTTGTAGTGCCAAAGGTGATCTCCTTCACCACACCGGCTGTGCCGAGCTTCTCCGGTGTCAACTCAGAGAACCTTGGCACGATGCGGCCTCCTGTGGCTATGGCAATCAACTGCAGAGGAATCACAATCAACAATAGATACTTTAACACAAACTAAGTACTTTATGCTCATCACCATATGGCCATAACATGTGAATACATGATTGATCCAAGTGACAACGGACGTGGAAATATTACGTTGAAAAGTAACTTAACATCAAGGGGTTCTATCATGTGACAAACGTATCTCACCTCGATCTCAGGCCCTCCGACCCAGCGCACGGCTGGCAGctcattctgcagcagaaggtGGTTGGCTTCATCATCAAAGCCCCACTGGCAAATGGCCAAGTTGGCACCATTGCTTTTGATCTAAAAGAGAAATACAAGTTCACTTTCTGAGCACATGCGCCAATGTAGATGTTAAGAATTCAGTTTTAGTACCGTAGATGCTGCAGCACTTACCTGTTTGATCATCTCTtcaaacttgtccttttcatATTTCTGAAGAGCTTTGTAGTCCTCCACACAGGTCACATCCAACTTATGTTTGGTCTTCGGCTTAGGTGGCTCAAATGGGCAGGTAAGGATAGCCATTTTAACATCTTTCAGGACCTGAGTGGGAACAAGGAATAATTCATGTCAGCATCATTATCTTACAGCGgtcacataaaataaaaaatgcaatatAAGAAATATAAAGTGTTTGGCTGCAGCACTATAAAGATAATACCATGCCCTTATGAGTTGTAAGTCATACACGGGTAGCTTTTTACTGTTTGCGTCTAACATTTTCTTAAATCTCTATGCAATACATGCGTTTAGTAATTAGATTCACATTTAACTGCTTGTCGTTTCTTCAAACAATCCCTAAATTATCtccataaaaaatgtattaagtaCTGGCACATTTTGTGATAGTTGTACAGAtgaatgcttttttttgtacaactcagattagacagtcagtttacagttacatttccttttaacataatttaacaAATTGCAACCATAAACCAATTATACAGTTACAGTAACAGTTCTGATCAAGTTTTATGTTGTTTCAGAACGGTTTGTCCTATTACCAACATGGAATAGGTTGTAAAGGGCAGGGAGTGAGTGAATGCATCTTTACTTTTCAGCAGTAGGCTAATTTGCTTTATGAGCCAGAGGTCCCTAGCTAATTTACAGCTAATTACAACCACCAGTGACATTAGAGATGGGATACGAGCTAGCAAAGCTGGTTTGGGGTTTTGTCCTCtaaagttaaaataatttttatcTACACTGATCTCATGgcctcacagacacacattaaatTTGTCCTTATGCACCGTCAACTATTTGATTTCATGTGATCAAAGACTAAACCGGATCTAGAGCTGATGACATCTGAGAGTGAACTTCCCCAAGTTTGTACCTTGGGCATCTGAGGGTGGCTGAACTCTTTGTCAATTATGACTCCCTTGATGAGCTGTGTGTCCTCCAGCTTGCCTCCCACTTTTCCCTCCATCTTGATGAGCTCAAAGTCTACGTCCTTTCTCTCCATGTCGGCCACAGTGAGGATGGCATTCACTGCAATCTCTGCCATCTGTCTGTGACACCGGTTGATACTGAAAGACAACAGTAGAacttttaagatttaatatCTTAGATGATTAGGgtgataccaataccgtgactttgataccggttcctgaacaatACCTTTTTGATACAATTTTAACAAAAATTATaacattacagcacaaatcttatttatttttcagctcctactatgtgAGCCCATCTGTGTGTGACgtagtttttcctgcctgcctctacgatgcgtaacgttagacagcctatcaccagcattattagatcttggtagaagcattttgcatgcttattggctcactgacgcccttgacatttactttttaggtattgaaatttggtattgaacgACGAGGTATTTTTTGATgctcgatactaaggaggcaatttggtcggtgcctaaaaagtataaaatttggtacccagcccgaCTTATAATTAATCTTGCAATGAAAGAGAGATAGGATAAGAAATGTAGTTTGAGTGAAAACAAGATTCAATAGTTTTACACCTGAAGTACTGAATGATCAAGAGGGAAATGTACACTCAGTCGCCAGTTTATTAGGTTAATCTAGCTAACgcaacagtcctgcaataaatcctaccgTTATGAAGGTTAcaaacaaaaggtttgttaTGTTGCACAGAGGTGCTGATTTAACTgtatggtcattttggaggctgtaggttgtggtgctgttgaactgtattgcattatactaaggaggtgtttctaatattttgtctCATTTAtataatgaacattataaacttaacaaaaacaacactcACATTTTGGATCCCAGTGTTGTCATGGCGGTCTCAATGAGCGGTTCTGTGTTGTTGGGATCGCACAGTAGGGTTTCAGCAATTCTGTCAAGCTCGTCGATGGCAATGCGTGCGGCCTGGTCATAACCGTCAGAGACCCTGATGGGGTGGATTCCACGGTCCAGCAGCTGCTCCGCCTGCTCCAGCAGAGCCCCAGCCAGCACTGAGGAGAAGGGGAAAATACAGTAAGACAATAATACCAACAATAGCTGAAATATGCATGAAATATGTCAGGTTGTCTTGATCAGAGCTGCAGCAATCAAGCCAATGTCAAATACACTATGTAAATTATAATTAGCATATTCCTAATGCACACTGTTCCATTTGGATATGGCTGCAGGATGCTAAAAGGTTTCAGTGCATTTATAATCAAGCTGACCTCAATGCATCGGCTATGACATGGCGTTAACAGAAACTCGTGAATacagtatttttatattgtagCACACCATTAAAGACAAAGTACCTGGATAAAATGCAGTCATACAAAATCATTCTGCTTTTAGAGATGGAGTGGCCTGGACCATATACATTTATACGCTACACTAAGTTATTCTATACCGTTAAGAGTATAAGTCGAATTTCATTTaacaaaccacccaatgaaaaaactgtatttttttcaaaaataaaaactcaaaatACACTGTTCCACATTATTATGCACAACggagtttcaaaacattttataggttGTACAGAACTGAAAATGGTAATTTGCCGAATTTGCAGCATTAGGTAATATTTACTGAAATGAGAAGCTATTTCTAACAAACATCTTAACAGGACAAGTTACATGTTAACATAGGACCCCTTCTTTGATATCACCTTCACAATTCTTGCATCCATTGAACTTGTGAGCTTATGGAGAGTTTCTGCTTGAATTTCTTTGCAGGATGTCAGAATAGCCTCCCAGAGCTGCTGCTTTGATGCTAACTGCCTCCCACCCTCATAGATCTTTTTCTTGAGGATGCTCCAAAGGTTCTCACTAGGGTTGAAGTCAGGAGAGGATGGGGGCCACACCATGAGTTTCTCTTCTTTTATGCCCATAGCAGCCAATGACACAGAGGCATTCTTTGCAGCATGAGATGGTGCATTGTCATGCATGAAGATGATTTTGCTACAGAAGGCACGGTTCTTCTTTTTGTACCATGGAATAAAGTGGTCAGTCAGAAACTCTACATACTTTGCCGAGGTCATTTTCACACCTTCAGGGATCCTAAAGGGGCCTACCAGCGCTCTCCCCATGATTCCGGCCCAAAACGTAACTCCGCCACCTCCTTGCTGACATCGCAGCCTCATTGGGACATGGTggccatccaccaaccatccactactccatccTTCTGGACCATCCGGGGTTGCACGGCACTCATTAGTAAACATGACTGTTTGAAAATTAGTCTTCATGCATTTCTGGGCCCACGGCAacagtttcagttcagtttgtgGTGTTCAAATAGTAGGTTTATGCACAACTGCAAGCCTCTGGAGGATCCTACACCTTGAGGTTCGCAGGACTCCAGAGGAACCAGCAGCTTCAAATACCGGTTTGCTGCTTTCTAATGGCATTTTAGCAGCTGCCCTCTTAATCCGATGAATTTGTCTGGCAGAAACCTTCCTCATTATGCCTTTATCTGCAGAAACCCGTGTGTGTTCTGAATCAGCCACAAATCTCTTCATGTAACTTGCCCTGTTAAgatgtgtttgattgaaatagcttttgatttcagtaaatatgacctcctaatgctgcaaatgaccattttcagttctttacaacctataaaatgttttgaaactctgTTGTGCATAATAATGGGGAACAAtgtattttgagtttttttttaaatactgttttcattcggtggtttgttcaatgaaattaGGACCACTAGAACACCCAGTCGAACTGTATAAATCTACAGCAAAATCATCCTAGACCCCTTATCTTCTTATTCCATACCGACAACTCCAGTGGTTCCATCTCCAATCTCATCATCCTGGGACTTGGAGAGCTCCACCATAAGCTTGGCAATCTGGTGGTCCACATCCATCATGCTGAGAATAGTGGCTCCATCGTTGGTGACAGTCACCTCTCCATCCCTGTCAACCATCATCTTGTCAAGACCTGAATGCAAAAATGGTTTAGGAGAAGTGTGatcttagccaaagaatttcaGGTAATATggcatttattatattttaatattgcaCACCATGCATTCTTGTAACTTTCACCAGCAAAGAAGGAGGCGATGACTTGCGGTTATCGTCACAGTGCTAGCCTAGCATCTGCGCACTCATCCAGCCATCTCGAATGATTATCTGTAACTACATTGGTTTATACTCACCGTTAGGTCCCAACGATGTCCTAAGCGTTGACGCAACTGCCTTGCCTGCCATAATATGAGactgcaaaacacaaaaacaatttcATGTCAGCTCACATTTTAAATGAGACATTAATCTTAGTCTCTATAACGAAGGCATATTGAAGCTGCCATCTGCGAAATAGAGTTTCAACTTTCATATAAAAATTACGTCTATCAAATATGACCATTTGGGCACAGCCCTGTCTAGCAACACGCACCGCCTTAAAGAAAGCACATGGGCCTCAATGTTAGCATGACTAGCTAATCCTTTGGATGCTATTCTTTTGCTATTGCACCAACAGCTCAACTTGCCAGTCGAGTACATGATTAAACACCATAGCCTTGTATATCAACACATATTTTGTTGGTTTAACGTACCCAACGTCATGCAACTAACAGCAAATTAGCAAATTGCTAACCAACACGCCACATTTGTGCCCCGTTAGCTAGCCCATTGTACCTTCAGTGCATCAATGCCCGTTAACCGTGTCTTCGTGTCCTGGTCTTTAATGATGATGAAAGGCCTTCCATAATCATCGAAAGCCAGTGTCCCAAAAGAGGACATGTTGACTGAGGGATAAGGACACTTAAAAAGTGTCCAACTGATAAAATAAAGAGTTTTTACGATGGAAACCTGGAGTGTGGCTGAACTGAAAGCCGCACGAGTCTATCGGCGACTTCTGGAAGGCTCCACGGGTGGGGAGGGCGGAACCAAGTAGCTTTCAGTGTGTCCTATTACACATTTAAACACGCCTTTACTCAGAATGACAACACACAATCAACTTGACTGTTTTAAAATGATTGTGAAAAACAATGTCTGCTCTTCATACAGAATAGTTAAAGGTTAAAACGGAAAAGATCTTATTTTGTAATTTGGTTTCTTCCAATCACGTTCAAACCGCAGGACAGTCTGTGTCCTAATCTCGCGTGAATACCAGATACACTAAAAATTCCATGAGGACTGAGTTGATCTCAACAGCTGGTTTTAAAAGGTAGAAAATATATCTTCCGAGAACTTCACACAGCCTGTATACCCGGTTCTAACAAGATTTAAGtatctgtactttttttttttataacggATACGTTTAGCTCGAAAATAAGGATCGAatgttgggttagggttagttattAGTTGGCAGTTTTTAGCTGCTAAcatttgtctaaaatgttgCGTTTGATTTAGTATTAGATATGAGACAAGATAAATGAAATGCCCGAATCCACGTGCACTTTTGTAGTgctaccaaagcccgtctacggattGAAATTCTTTGGTGCTACATTAAAAACTGACGCAACGTCCGGGTACTTTATGGTGGTGTTCAGGGCTGTTGCGTTTCACAGCGTTGCGAAGGCTGTTATGTGGCAGCCTGTCTGTTACCTGTCAAAATGTGCAGTGTAGGTAAAATGAAATATCCGTGAAAATACAGCTCgacaattaaatattaaatccTAATCACCCCAACAGTGGTTGCGTTGACTTAATCAACCTTGGTTTGTCTTGCACATTTATTTCTGTGCCTCTCAAATGTTTTTCAATCTACAAATTGTTTTTCTGGATTCTCTAGCATGCCATGTGAAGTGAAGCCTCGGTTTGTGGTTCTTTACGGGTCTCAGAAGGGCCAAGCCGAGTCCCTAGCAGAAGGAATAGCTGAGGTGGCAGAGGAGCATGGACTGGTCGCTGAGCTCAGCTGCTTGAGCCAAAATGAGAAGGTAGCTATTACAAGCGCTTTACATGAAACGGAGCTGTTAAAGTCCCTCTTCCACTGCATGGCTGCtgacacacaataacacatcaataatatctTAGTAAATGTGATGTCTGTTGCTTGATGCATTTGTGGATATTAATGTAATGAATTTTCACATTGATTAGTGGAAACCCCACTCACTGAATAATCATATAACTGGTTCCAGTACAATTTGGAGAAAGAGAATGCCCCAGTGGTCTTCATTGTGTCTACTACTGGAGATGGGGAACCACCAGACAATGCCCTTCAATTTGTAAAGCGCATCAAGAAGAAAACCCTCTCCACTGACCACTATAAACACCTTCGCTATGCACTTTTAGGTAAATTCTTTGATGAAGGTCTGGTAGATAATTTTGCAAAACATATTTGTGTAAATCATTACAATGCAGAGCACTGCGCAGTGTTTACTTTCTGAGTAGTTGTTGGCTTGAGACATCttcatttgttttcctctgtcTGCTCCAGCTTTAGGAGACACAAAT is part of the Sander vitreus isolate 19-12246 chromosome 22, sanVit1, whole genome shotgun sequence genome and encodes:
- the cct5 gene encoding T-complex protein 1 subunit epsilon, which produces MSSFGTLAFDDYGRPFIIIKDQDTKTRLTGIDALKSHIMAGKAVASTLRTSLGPNGLDKMMVDRDGEVTVTNDGATILSMMDVDHQIAKLMVELSKSQDDEIGDGTTGVVVLAGALLEQAEQLLDRGIHPIRVSDGYDQAARIAIDELDRIAETLLCDPNNTEPLIETAMTTLGSKIINRCHRQMAEIAVNAILTVADMERKDVDFELIKMEGKVGGKLEDTQLIKGVIIDKEFSHPQMPKVLKDVKMAILTCPFEPPKPKTKHKLDVTCVEDYKALQKYEKDKFEEMIKQIKSNGANLAICQWGFDDEANHLLLQNELPAVRWVGGPEIELIAIATGGRIVPRFSELTPEKLGTAGVVKEITFGTTKDRMLVIQECKNTRAVTIFIRGGNKMIVEEAKRALHDALCVIRNLVRDNRIVYGGGASEIACALAVNQAAEKCPSLEQYAMRSFADALEVIPMALAENSGYNPIQTMTEVRARQVKENNPFLGIDCLRNNTNDMKQQHVVETLIGKKQQISLATQVVKMILKIDDIRSPGESED
- the cmbl gene encoding carboxymethylenebutenolidase homolog gives rise to the protein MANEAKPCPCHIGDLMEYEGLGQEIQIQHIKAYVVKPPAATNKAIIVIQDIYGWQLPNTRYMADMLAANGYIAVCPDFFAGKEPWSSSHDWSTFQEWLQDKLPTNINKEVDAVLRYLMEHCEAKHIGALGFCWGGVATHYISLQYPDVKAGVSAYGIVRETENRYKLRSPTLFIFGEKDDVIPLDQVQALEAKLKEECKVDYQVKIFPGQTHGFVHRKREDINPADKPSILEARTDMLNWFNKYI